In Methanothermococcus thermolithotrophicus DSM 2095, one DNA window encodes the following:
- a CDS encoding DUF1894 domain-containing protein, which produces MSCIDNYNYEILFNGSFKECAEYIKKNYKNIRELNAGEEIVEGVMLIGIPPIPVGYDENYVVFPYTKPCYGSYVLRVPMEEYIKSNKKVEDRKKKKEEGEGLLSKLKFW; this is translated from the coding sequence ATGTCCTGTATTGACAACTACAACTACGAGATACTATTTAATGGATCTTTTAAAGAATGTGCAGAATACATTAAAAAGAACTATAAAAATATTCGTGAATTAAATGCGGGGGAGGAAATCGTAGAGGGTGTTATGTTAATAGGTATTCCACCAATACCGGTAGGTTATGATGAAAATTATGTAGTATTCCCCTACACAAAGCCTTGTTATGGTAGCTATGTTTTAAGGGTACCTATGGAAGAATACATAAAATCAAATAAAAAAGTTGAAGATAGGAAGAAAAAGAAAGAAGAAGGGGAAGGTTTATTGTCTAAGTTGAAATTCTGGTAG
- the leuS gene encoding leucine--tRNA ligase — protein sequence MEEKLDLMEITKKWQKKWDENKIFETNADEQKEKFFITAAFPYLNGVLHAGHLRTFTIPEVIARYQRMKNKNVLWTFGYHVTGTPILGLAEQIKEKSENILWAYNKLHNIPMDDLVTLDTPERIVEYFSKKATEAFKSMGFSLDWRRNFKTDDEVFKKFVEWQFLKLKEKGYITKGSHPVRYCPKCDNPVEDHDLLHGEEATLIEYVLLKFKINFDGEECTIPMATLRPETIFGVTNAWVNPEKTYVLAKVFNEVQKLDSEDIELEYDGMWIFSKECGEKLSHQDKHIEIVREFKGDELIGKNVINPLTKKEVPIFPAEFVETEIGTGCVMSVPAHAPYDYTALRDLGKVDEVGLISLIEIEGYGEHPAKEIVEKMGIKNQNDEELLEKATNKIYKDEFHKGKLNKNCGEYEGVPVKEIKEKLTKDLVKKGLAEIMYEFSEPKVVCRCGTKCIIKTVKGQWFITYSDEEWKELAHKCVDRMNFIPESVRTDFHNKIDWMKNKACARKKGLGTKLPFDKNWIIESLSDSTIYMAYYTIARFINENNLKPEQLTEELFDYIYLERGNISEISEKTGIPESLIDEMRKEFLYYYPLDWRCSAKDLIPNHLTFMIFNHVAIFKEELWPRGIVINGYVTIEGKKLSKSKGPVLPVMEVAEKFGPDVGRFYITTCAELPQDADIKFKEMEKVRENLIRFYELAMETLDVNEKISDEEYKELKLIDKWLLHKAYNSVKVADESYDEFHLRRIGILFYELMNDLRWYRRRGGDNKKVLREVVEVWTKILAPITPHICEEIWEKLGKDTFVSTELFPEVKEEYIDETLELGEEFVKSVIEDIRSIVDVAKIEPKKIYLYTADQWKYDILDFIYNNQDKNAKQIIPMIMKNEEYRKYGKQIPKLINDIMKIGVKKVIDEVDILENAKEFIGKEFECEIIVNGEDIKGKKKYAIPYKSAIYLE from the coding sequence ATGGAAGAAAAATTAGATTTAATGGAAATCACGAAAAAATGGCAGAAAAAATGGGACGAAAATAAAATATTTGAAACAAATGCCGATGAACAGAAGGAAAAATTCTTTATTACTGCTGCTTTTCCATATCTAAATGGTGTTTTACATGCAGGTCACTTAAGGACCTTTACGATACCTGAAGTCATTGCAAGGTATCAGAGGATGAAAAATAAGAATGTACTATGGACTTTTGGATATCACGTTACAGGAACTCCTATTTTAGGTCTTGCAGAACAGATTAAAGAAAAAAGTGAAAACATACTCTGGGCCTACAACAAATTACACAACATACCAATGGATGATCTTGTAACGTTAGACACTCCTGAAAGGATAGTGGAGTATTTTTCTAAAAAAGCCACTGAAGCATTTAAAAGTATGGGATTTTCCCTGGATTGGAGAAGAAACTTCAAAACAGATGATGAAGTCTTTAAAAAGTTTGTAGAATGGCAGTTTTTAAAGTTAAAAGAAAAAGGATATATTACAAAAGGTTCCCACCCTGTTAGATACTGTCCAAAATGTGACAACCCTGTTGAAGACCACGATTTACTGCATGGTGAGGAAGCCACACTTATTGAATATGTACTCTTAAAGTTCAAAATTAACTTTGATGGAGAAGAATGTACCATACCGATGGCTACATTGAGGCCTGAGACAATATTTGGAGTTACAAATGCCTGGGTAAATCCAGAGAAAACATACGTACTGGCTAAGGTTTTCAATGAAGTTCAAAAGTTGGATAGTGAAGATATTGAACTTGAATACGATGGAATGTGGATTTTCAGTAAGGAATGCGGTGAAAAACTCAGCCACCAGGATAAACACATAGAGATAGTTAGGGAATTTAAGGGAGATGAGCTCATTGGTAAAAATGTAATCAACCCATTAACAAAAAAAGAAGTCCCAATATTCCCTGCAGAATTCGTTGAAACAGAAATTGGTACTGGCTGTGTTATGAGTGTTCCAGCTCACGCACCCTATGACTATACTGCATTGAGGGATTTGGGAAAAGTTGACGAAGTAGGGCTTATTTCACTCATAGAGATTGAAGGTTATGGAGAACATCCTGCAAAGGAAATTGTGGAAAAGATGGGAATAAAGAACCAAAATGACGAAGAATTACTTGAAAAAGCCACAAATAAAATCTATAAGGATGAGTTCCACAAAGGTAAATTAAACAAAAACTGTGGAGAATATGAAGGAGTCCCAGTTAAGGAAATTAAGGAAAAACTTACAAAAGACCTTGTTAAAAAAGGCCTTGCAGAAATAATGTATGAATTTTCAGAACCAAAAGTGGTTTGTAGATGTGGAACCAAATGTATAATTAAAACTGTTAAAGGGCAGTGGTTTATAACCTATTCAGATGAAGAATGGAAGGAACTTGCCCATAAATGTGTTGACAGAATGAACTTTATTCCTGAAAGTGTCAGAACAGACTTCCATAACAAGATAGACTGGATGAAAAATAAAGCCTGTGCAAGGAAAAAAGGTCTTGGAACTAAACTGCCATTTGACAAGAACTGGATAATTGAGAGTTTATCTGACAGTACGATTTATATGGCTTACTACACCATAGCCAGATTTATAAACGAAAATAACCTAAAACCAGAGCAATTAACCGAAGAATTATTTGACTACATATACTTAGAAAGAGGCAACATTAGTGAAATCTCAGAGAAAACAGGCATTCCAGAAAGCTTAATTGATGAAATGAGAAAAGAATTCCTATACTACTATCCGCTTGATTGGAGATGCTCTGCAAAAGACCTTATCCCTAACCATTTGACATTCATGATATTCAACCACGTGGCAATATTCAAGGAAGAGCTCTGGCCAAGGGGTATTGTAATTAACGGTTATGTTACAATTGAAGGCAAAAAACTTTCAAAATCCAAAGGACCAGTGCTTCCTGTTATGGAGGTTGCTGAAAAATTCGGACCAGATGTTGGAAGATTCTATATCACAACTTGTGCGGAGCTCCCGCAGGATGCAGACATAAAGTTCAAGGAAATGGAAAAAGTCAGAGAGAATTTAATACGATTCTATGAGCTAGCAATGGAAACTCTGGATGTAAATGAAAAAATAAGTGATGAAGAATACAAAGAACTGAAATTAATCGATAAATGGCTGTTACATAAGGCATATAACTCAGTTAAAGTTGCAGATGAATCATACGACGAGTTCCACCTCAGAAGAATAGGTATTCTGTTCTATGAATTAATGAACGATTTAAGATGGTACAGAAGAAGAGGTGGAGACAATAAAAAGGTTTTAAGGGAAGTTGTGGAAGTCTGGACTAAGATATTGGCCCCAATAACTCCTCACATCTGTGAAGAGATCTGGGAAAAATTAGGTAAAGACACATTTGTATCAACAGAATTATTCCCAGAAGTTAAGGAAGAATATATTGATGAAACTTTGGAGCTAGGTGAAGAATTCGTAAAATCAGTTATTGAGGATATAAGAAGCATCGTAGATGTTGCAAAGATAGAGCCAAAGAAAATATACCTCTATACTGCAGACCAGTGGAAGTACGATATCCTTGATTTTATATACAACAACCAGGATAAAAATGCAAAACAGATCATCCCAATGATTATGAAGAATGAGGAATACAGAAAATATGGAAAGCAGATTCCAAAGTTGATAAATGATATTATGAAAATAGGGGTTAAGAAAGTTATAGATGAAGTTGATATATTAGAAAATGCTAAAGAGTTTATTGGTAAAGAATTTGAATGTGAAATAATAGTTAATGGGGAAGATATTAAAGGTAAGAAAAAGTACGCAATTCCATACAAATCAGCTATTTATTTAGAATAA
- the mptN gene encoding tetrahydromethanopterin:alpha-L-glutamate ligase, with translation MKMGIISEEVDWITVQLEKSMEKYDIRPIFIKPSRIVSSIGLDFKLKLNNRDILDLDCVFVRNIGEGPEMFYRFDALKYLENYVPLINPTDGIENAGNKYRTSFLMEVNGIPSPRTVVTEDINKALTWTEQFGDCVLKPLFGNQGKGIVRLNHRSMVSKLNVLNNFKSEHGVFYIQEFVNPPKNHGYGNTQDGKNTYRDIRAFVIGDEVVSAMYRVSNNWITNIHRDGTPEKCEITNELEKIAVKAKNAVGLVYGGVDLIESEEGLKVLEVNGTPSWEGLSSVSEEDIAERLIEEAIKICK, from the coding sequence ATGAAGATGGGAATAATATCTGAGGAAGTGGATTGGATTACTGTCCAACTGGAAAAATCAATGGAAAAATATGATATAAGGCCTATTTTTATAAAACCATCAAGGATAGTTTCTTCAATAGGTCTGGATTTTAAACTTAAACTTAACAATCGAGATATTTTGGATTTGGATTGTGTATTTGTAAGGAATATTGGGGAAGGTCCTGAAATGTTCTACAGGTTTGATGCTCTTAAGTATCTGGAGAATTATGTTCCATTGATAAATCCAACAGACGGGATTGAAAACGCAGGGAATAAATACAGAACATCTTTTTTAATGGAAGTGAATGGAATACCCAGTCCAAGAACTGTTGTTACAGAAGATATAAACAAAGCACTCACATGGACAGAACAATTTGGGGATTGTGTTTTAAAACCACTTTTTGGCAATCAAGGAAAGGGTATTGTACGGCTAAATCATAGGTCGATGGTTTCAAAATTAAATGTCCTCAACAATTTCAAAAGTGAACATGGGGTATTTTATATTCAAGAGTTCGTAAATCCTCCAAAGAATCATGGTTATGGTAATACTCAAGATGGCAAAAATACCTACAGAGACATAAGAGCTTTTGTTATTGGCGATGAGGTAGTTTCTGCAATGTATAGGGTTTCAAATAATTGGATAACCAACATTCACCGAGATGGAACTCCTGAAAAGTGTGAAATAACAAACGAACTTGAAAAAATTGCAGTGAAGGCAAAAAATGCCGTAGGTCTTGTTTATGGAGGGGTTGATTTAATTGAAAGTGAAGAAGGTTTAAAAGTTCTTGAAGTCAATGGAACA
- a CDS encoding DUF1890 domain-containing protein, with the protein MKIMILLGCPEPPVLIPSFIYLLNMLKNKGHEVYVSANPAALKLIEAADPEKKYLKGVGFQSIEDGLRDKFDVDLIIGFAHNDAAVNYIVTYKMVYGAKALALVFGKEINEEFVKLLNENGVETYTAKAFHNPTPVIVKLKKMVENI; encoded by the coding sequence ATGAAGATAATGATTTTATTGGGATGTCCTGAACCACCAGTTTTAATTCCTTCATTCATATATTTACTCAATATGTTAAAAAATAAAGGTCATGAAGTTTACGTATCTGCAAATCCTGCTGCTCTGAAGTTAATAGAAGCTGCAGATCCTGAAAAGAAGTATTTAAAAGGAGTCGGTTTTCAAAGCATAGAGGACGGTTTAAGGGACAAATTTGATGTAGATCTTATTATTGGATTTGCCCACAATGACGCCGCAGTTAACTATATAGTTACTTATAAGATGGTATATGGTGCAAAGGCTTTGGCTCTGGTATTTGGAAAGGAAATAAACGAAGAGTTTGTAAAGTTATTGAATGAAAATGGTGTGGAAACATACACTGCAAAGGCATTCCATAATCCAACTCCAGTTATTGTAAAGTTGAAAAAGATGGTTGAAAATATTTAA